In the Sphingobacterium sp. PCS056 genome, TTTTAGTAATAGCATTTGTTGTAGTTACCGTATCAGCTACTTTTGCGCAAAATTTTGCATATGTGAATTCAGAATATATTTTAAAACATATTCCTGAATATGCGTCTGCTCAAAAACAATTAGATGATTTATCTCAAAAATGGCAGCAAGATGTTGACCAGCAATACGCAGAAATCGAAAAATTGTATAAAGCTTATCAAAACGATCAAGTTTTATTAAACGAAGATATGCGTAGACGTCGGGAAGATGAGATCGTGAAAAAAGAAAAAGATGTTAAAGATTATCAAAAGCAAAAGTTTGGTTTTGAAGGTGAGTTATTTAAGCAACGTGAAAAACTGGTTCAACCTATACAACAACGTGTCTCTAAAGCAATTCAAGATTTAGCAAAAGCACAAAGCTTAGACATCATATTAGATAGAGGTCAAGAAGTGACTTTCCTATATGCAAATCCAAAACTTGATAAAAGTAATGACGTCATTATTAAATTAGGATTAAAACCAAATCCTGCACTTGCAAACTAAATATTAGTTTACTAATATTGCGAGAACGAATAGGAGTATTATTAAGTATTAAATTAGAAACACAAAAATTTGTCTCAAAATAATTTGAAGAGACGATTTAAGATTAACATGAAAAGAATGAAAAATTTATTTAAAGGTGCTATTGCATTTGTAGCAGTTTTTTTTGCAACTCAGTTAGCTCATGCACAACAAAAAATTGGTCATATCAATTTTGCGGAAATTATTCAATCAACTCCAGAATTCAAAACGGCTGAAGGACAATTGAAAACGTTAAGTGATGGAAAAACAAAAGAGCTTCAAGATATGTATGCGATGTATCAAACAAAACAAAAAGAAGCAAATGACAAAGCACGTAATAGAAGTGAAGCAAACAAAGAAACTGTAGATGTTGAATTGCAAAAATTAGGTACTGAATTACGTGATATCGAAACTCGTATCAATGAAAACCAACGTGTTGCTCAAGAAGAATTAAACAAAAAAGAAGAAGAGTTAATTTCTCCGATTCATAGAAAAGTATCAGAAGCACTTAACAACGTATCTAAAGAAAAAGGATATGCTTATGTTTTTGATATCTCAAGCACTAACATTCCTTATTTTCAAGGTGGTGATGATTTAACTGCTGCTGTTAAAACCAAATTAGGTATTTCAGCTACTGCTACTCCGACACCAGCAAAAAAATAATGAATTAATCTCTGTAAAATCTTTCAGATTTTAACAAAAACAGCAACCTTATAGGTTGCTGTTTTTGTTTTACCTTACCTTACCTTACCTTACCTTACCTTACCTTACCTTACCTTACCTTACCTTACCTTACCTTACCTTACCTTACCTTACCTTACCTTACCTTACCTTACCTTACCTTACCTTACCTTACCTTACCTTACCTTACCTTACCTTACCTTACCTTACCTTACCTTACCTTACCTTACCTTACCTGGTTATCAGATCATTTACTTGGAACAACACATTGTCGAGATTAATCTTCATCTTTGAACATTTTTACCGGCATTACAAATGCACGCTCGATTCAAATCACTAAACGTTATTATGCTGAAGTATACAGAATCAGAAGATTGACTTATCAGTTATAAAAAACTTATAGGCTCCTCATATGAATATGTCTTCAAATCAAATTATCCAAATCAGCCAATTGTTTTTAAAAATTCTAAATAATGTATTATGCAAGCATAATATATTATTTATATTATATTTGTGTATATACTGTTATAAAAAGATATGATTAGCCAACTTATATTTATATTATGCTTTGTTAGCGCGATTATTCTGTTTGCAAAAAATGCAAGACAGATATATAAAAATATTAAAATAGGAAGAGCGCTCAATAGAAACGACAAACCTGCAGAACGTCTTAAGACCATGCTACTAGTCGCTTTCGGTCAAAAGAAAATGTTTAAAAGAGTTGTACCTGCAATTTTACATCTTTTTGTCTATATCGGTTTTTGCATCATTAATATTGAAATGATCGAAATCGTCATTGACGGAATATTTGGGACACACCGATTTTTATCATTTTTAGGAAGTTTCTATAATTTGCTGATAGCATCATTTGAATGGTTAGCATTTGGCGTACTTCTTGGTTGTATCATTTTCTTCATTCGTAGAAATGTGATTCATCTGAAACGTCTCAATAGTCCTGAATTAAAGAATTGGCCAAAAACCGATGCCAATCTTATTCTGATAACAGAAATTCTATTGATGATGGCGTTCCTGCTCATGAACGCAGCAGATCAAAAATTACAGCTCTATGGTGAGTCACATTACATCACTGCAGGATCATTTCCGATCAGTCAATATATCATCTCCTTTTTACCATCCGATCCTTCATCGTTAATGGTTATTGAGCGAATTTGTTGGTGGTTCCATATTTTAGGTGTATTTGCCTTCCTCAATTATTTACCCTATTCAAAACATTTACACATCCTTTTGGCATTCCCCAACACGTACTTTTCAAATTTAAGGCCTAAGGGAGAATTAACAAATATGGAAAATGTAACAAATGAGGTAAAAGCAATGCTCGATCCTAGCTTTACCCCTCCTACTACAGATGAGCCAGTTCGATTTGGAGCAAAAGATGTCCAAGACTTGACATGGAAAAATCTACTTGATGCCTACACCTGCACCGAATGCGGTCGCTGTACAGCCTCCTGTCCAGCTAATATCACAGGCAAGTTATTATCACCAAGAAAGATCATGATGGATACCCGTGATCGTATAGATGAAGTCGGTAAAAATATAAAGGCAAATGGAAACTTTGTAGACGACGGAAAATCGTTATTGGACACGTACATAACACGCGAAGAACTATGGGCCTGTACGAGCTGTAACGCATGCGTAGAACAATGTCCTGTTAATATTAATCCCCTTGAAATTATTGTTGAATTAAGACGGTATTCTGTCATGGAAGAATCGAAAGCGCCAGCCAGCATCAATGCCATGCTTGGAAATGTAGAGAATAATGGTGCTCCATGGAAATATTCACAGATGGATCGTGCAAACTGGACATCGCAACAATAATACTTTTATAAAATTAGAATCATGGAAAAAGAATTACACGTCCCAACTATGGCCGAATTAACGGCTAAAGGTGAAACCGCAGATATTCTATTTTGGGTAGGTTGCGCAGGAAGTTTTGATGAAAGAGCACAAAAAATAACCCGTGATATTTGTCGCATTTTACAACATGTAGGCATCAAATATGCCATACTAGGCACAGAAGAAAGTTGTACAGGAGATCCAGCAAAACGTGCGGGTAACGAGTTTTTATTTCAAATGCAAGCCATGATGAACATCCAGGTATTGGATGGATACCATGTAAAAAAAATAGTGACCGCCTGTCCTCATTGTTTCAATACCCTTAAAAATGAGTATCCGGCCTTAGGAGGCAATTATGAACTCATCCATCATACGCAATTGATCCAAGGGTTAATTGATGAAGGGAAATTAAAACCTGCAGATGGAAATGTATTCCAGGGTAAAAAGATCACCTATCATGATCCTTGTTATTTAGGCCGTGCAAATGAAGTTTACGAGGCACCAAGAAAAGTATTGGAAAGTTTAGATGCACAATTGATAGAATTAAAAAGATGTAAGAGCAATGGTCTCTGCTGTGGGGCTGGTGGAGGTCAGATGTTCAAAGAGCCCGAGAAAGGGACAAAAGATGTCAATATAGAACGGATCGAAGAAGTTATTGACAGCCAGGCAACAATTGTAGCTGCTGCATGTCCATTTTGTATGACAATGCTTAAAGATGGTGTCAAAATCAAAGAAAAAGAATCAGAAATAGAGGTTTTAGACATTGCAGAAATAACGGTAAGAGCCAACAACATATAAAAAAAGGTCTGGAAGTATCCAGACCTTTTTTTATATCATCAATATGATGTACCCAGAAGCAGATTCGAACTGCCACACCCATACGGGCGCCACCCCCTCAAGATGGTGCGTCTACCAATTTCGCCACCTGGGCCTATTTTCAAAATGGTAACGCAAATTTAAACGTTTTTTTAAAATCTGCAAGTATTTTTTACTTAGATCCTAATTTTTATTTTATACGCCCTGATTTAATAAATTCTTTTTTATTAAAGTATGGATCACACCATCAACTAAGCCCACACGTGGTACCATGATCTGTTTCAAATGCCCATACTTCATGATCGTCATGAAAATCTCTGTAGCAGGAATAATAACATCAGCACGATCATCATTTAAACCCAATAACGTAATGCGCTCTTTTAAAGAATACGATGTTAAATAATGATAAAGCGCTTTCAATTTTGCATAAGAAATAGGTTTATCAGCCTTTTCACTAGCCAATCGGGATAGTTTATTAATATTTCCACCCGTACCAATACCATATACCTGTTTGTACATTTTGGTATTGTTGGTTACCCATTCTTTAAGATCATCCCAAGTTTCCTGCTCATCCTTATTATCGAGAATACGGATCGTACCCAAATTAAACGATTTAGAATTCACAAGCTTAGCATTTGCAAATAAAGATAACTCTGTACTGCCTCCACCGACATCTATATACAAATAAACCTTATCAAGATCCATCTTTGCCTCCAAGTGGCTATTGTAGATGATTTCAGCTTCTGTAGTGCCATCAATAATAGCGATGTCTATACCAATTTCACTTACTTTCTTTACTACTTCAGGGCCATTAGATACGTCGCGCATGGCAGATGTGGCGCAAGCCATATAATCTTCCACATTATAGACATCCATCAGATCTCGGAAAGCGCGCATAGTCTTCACTAAATTCTCCGCTTTCTTAGGCGATAATTTTTGATGAATAAAAGCATCATCACCAAGACGAAGTGGCACCCTTAACAGGGTATTCTTTTTAAATGAAAAACCATCCTTTTCTTGAATAATATCAGCAATTAAAAGTCTGACAGCATTTGAGCCGATATCGATCGCAGCATACCTCACATTAATACAGTTAAAGTAAATAAAAATGAAATTGATTTCTTATTGAAAGGGAATAACTTATTCCTTATCAACAATACCTCTTTAATTGTTTCGAAAATATAAATAATAAATGAAGCCAAGGTGCATTTTATGTTAAATTATTATAAACAAAATAATAACTTAACACAAAGATGGTTGCTCCAATATTTCCAGCTGCCAATAAATCTGTTCTTCTGTAACAAAGTATGCTCGATTATTTCTGATTTGCTCATATACGGCATCAAATAATTGCATATAATCACCTTTTAATGCCTTTAATTGCTCAGAAATCAAATTGTCATGCTCCAGATAAGTCAATAAGCCTAGTGCATCTTCATTTTCCTCACCGTAGTGATCATCAATTGGACTGACACCAGCAAGTAATTGATTTTCTTGAACGTCCGTACGGTTCTTCACAAAAGTTCCGTTTGTACCATGTAGCAAAAAACTATATTGTGATTCCAAGACCAACATACTCACTGTAATATATACAGTCAGCCCTTGATCAAAAGTCAGCAATAATGTTGCAAAATCATCCACCTCCGAATCCTTACGATGAATAGATGTTCTTTTCACAGCAGAGATGGGTTTCCCAAATAATGAGATCACCTGATCCAATAAATGTGACCCTAGGTCAAATAAGATACCTGCAGCAGGACGTTTTGTTTCTTTGAAGACCTTTTGACCTATTTCTGCACGATATCGATCAAATCGTAGATGCAGCTCAACCGGTTCGCCCAACTTATTGGATTCTAAAACAGACTTCAAAGAATTAAAATCCGAATCAAATCGTCTATTATGGTACGGCAGCACAAATTTACCAATCTTTCTTCCTAGATCAAACAATTCTTTCGCTTCTGCGACCGTTGGAGCAAATGGCTTTTCTATCAGTACATGTTTTCCCGCTAGTAGAGCTTGCTTTGCAAATGCTACGTGTGTATCATTGGGCGTATTGACAATAACAAGTTCAATTGCCTCATCGGCTAGAAGTTCCTCAACACGATCATAACTGATAATGGAGGGATAATCTATATGCGCTTTTTTAGTAGATCGCTCCACTACTGCCCGCAATTCAAAGCGATCATTATTGGCTATAAATGGCGTATGGAATACCCTTCCGGACATTCCATACGACAAAACACCTGTAACTATTTTATTTACAGTCATTAAAATAAAGTTTTATTTAGTGATGTGCATGCTCATCTACTTTTCCACCAGCAAGTTTATATACTTCCTGTAATTTTTCTAAACTCTCATGTGAAAAATGATTTACAGCAGCATTAGTATTATGTGACTCTTTCGTCAATTTGTTATTTACTTCAGCCTGAATCTTAGCTACCACATCAGCGTAAGCCTTATCATTAAATGCAGCAGTACTGTCTGTACCTAAAGCAGCAGGTGCTTCAAAAGCAGGAACACCTCTCATAGCATCATTCACATGAAGACTTAATGATAACGAATCCAACTGAGGAAGAATCGTAGTGTATGCCTCCTGAATCTTTGCTGATAATGCTTTCGTATCAGCATAAGTCGATTTTGACTCAGCAAACTTGGCCAAATTAACTAAATAATTCCCTTGCTCTCCAACATATTTAAACATTGCATAAGCATCTCCATCAGCTAAAGAAGCACGTGAATTTTTATATTGGTTATCCAAACCTGTTTGGTAGTTACAAGAAGCCAATAAAGAACTTCCACAAACTGCTACCGCTATAAATAACTTATTAAATTTCATATCAATTATATTAACAGCACAAAAATAATAAAATAAACGGGCTTCAAAACTCTTATTAAAAAAGAGTTGAAACTTTATGCCACATTTCGACCTGCATTGACAACACCATAAATGGTCCTAGCAATCAATTTCGCATATATCTCCCGTTTCTTTTCATGCAAATTACCTTCATTGATCACTTTGATCGCATAATGCTGAATAATCAATAAAGGCAATACAATATTTTCACGAGCCAATATGGACTCGCGATCAATAGGATAGTTTTCCATCAACTTAGAAGTATTGCTTAATTTTAGTAAGTACTCCTTAGTCACTAAAAATTCCTCATGAAGCATTTTCCAAAATGCACCATACTTCTCATCAAATTGCATGTAAGAAGTAATATCAAAATTGGATTTGGTCATGGACATCATACAATTGTCGATTAATGTCTGGAAGAACCCGGAAGACAAATATAATTGTTGTACATCCTTCCAAAGATTATTCTGCTCTGCCCATTTCAATGCAGTACCTACACCGTAAAAACCTGGTATATTTTGTTTTAATTGGCTCCACGCAGTGACGAAACTGATCGCACGCAGATCTTTAAGTTTCAATTCTTTATCCGAATTCCGTTTAACCGGGCGACTACTGATATTGATAGACGATAGCGCCTTTAATGGTGATAGGTTTTCTAAATAACTCAAGAATAATGGATTTTTACGCAAATCCATAAATTTATTATAGCTCAGATCAGCTAATTTATCGACAATACCTTTTTGATGTGGAGTCAACGTATCACTCGATCGCTGTTTAAGATCGGAAATAATACCAGCATGTAAAAGCTGTTCAATATTAAATCGGGCAGTATCTAAAGAACCATATTGGCTACTGATAGTCTGTCCCTGTATAGTCAATTGAATATGATCATTCGCAATTTCCTGTCCCATTGAAGCATAAAATCTTTGCGTTTTACCTCCTCCCCTTGCAGGTGGGCCTCCACGACCATCGAAAAATACAAGATCAACATCATATTCTCTAGCAATAGCCGTTAATTCAATTTTTGCACTGTAGATAGACCAATTAGCCATTAGATATCCCCCATCTTTAGTACTATCCGAATAACCCAGCATGATCGTTTGCTTATTCCCTCTTAATTTAAGGTGCTTTGCATATTCCTTATTCGTATAAAGGGATTTCATCACATCTGCAGCGCGGGTCAAATCATCTACAGTTTCAAATAATGGTACAAAATCAATTGTCAAGGCATCCTTGGTCCATCCTGACCATAAGAAAAGTTGTCTTAAACCTAAAATATCACTTGCTTGCTGACAATTACTAATGATAAAACGCTGCGCAGCACGTTCAGAACCTGATTTTTGAATATTTTTGAGCAAACGGATCACCTCTAGCGTATCTTTTTCCAATGCTGTAGCTTCATCATCAAATTTCAGATCCAACTCCTTAAAATTGATGGCCTCTTGCTTATCTATCTCGGACAATGATCCAAAATCAGCAGAAATACCGGTTTCTTTAGAGTATTTTTTAATGATATAATCAAAAGTTTGAGTCAAGATACTACTATCTTGGCGAATGTCCAATGTCGTAAAAAAGCAACCAAAAGTCATTACCTTACGCAAAAGATCATCGACGATCTCCACGAAAAGATTATTATGCTTTTCTTTCAGTACCTCCTGAATAGCTTTTAAATTTTCAATAATATGAGCAGTCTCATCGACAGGGTTTTCAACAGGATTAAAACTATTTTCATAAAATAGCTCCTGTAGATTGTCCATATATTGTTCAACACCTCTAAAAGTAATACGGCGTTT is a window encoding:
- a CDS encoding OmpH family outer membrane protein, which encodes MKKIVLVIAFVVVTVSATFAQNFAYVNSEYILKHIPEYASAQKQLDDLSQKWQQDVDQQYAEIEKLYKAYQNDQVLLNEDMRRRREDEIVKKEKDVKDYQKQKFGFEGELFKQREKLVQPIQQRVSKAIQDLAKAQSLDIILDRGQEVTFLYANPKLDKSNDVIIKLGLKPNPALAN
- a CDS encoding OmpH family outer membrane protein, which produces MKNLFKGAIAFVAVFFATQLAHAQQKIGHINFAEIIQSTPEFKTAEGQLKTLSDGKTKELQDMYAMYQTKQKEANDKARNRSEANKETVDVELQKLGTELRDIETRINENQRVAQEELNKKEEELISPIHRKVSEALNNVSKEKGYAYVFDISSTNIPYFQGGDDLTAAVKTKLGISATATPTPAKK
- a CDS encoding (Fe-S)-binding protein, with the protein product MISQLIFILCFVSAIILFAKNARQIYKNIKIGRALNRNDKPAERLKTMLLVAFGQKKMFKRVVPAILHLFVYIGFCIINIEMIEIVIDGIFGTHRFLSFLGSFYNLLIASFEWLAFGVLLGCIIFFIRRNVIHLKRLNSPELKNWPKTDANLILITEILLMMAFLLMNAADQKLQLYGESHYITAGSFPISQYIISFLPSDPSSLMVIERICWWFHILGVFAFLNYLPYSKHLHILLAFPNTYFSNLRPKGELTNMENVTNEVKAMLDPSFTPPTTDEPVRFGAKDVQDLTWKNLLDAYTCTECGRCTASCPANITGKLLSPRKIMMDTRDRIDEVGKNIKANGNFVDDGKSLLDTYITREELWACTSCNACVEQCPVNINPLEIIVELRRYSVMEESKAPASINAMLGNVENNGAPWKYSQMDRANWTSQQ
- a CDS encoding (Fe-S)-binding protein: MEKELHVPTMAELTAKGETADILFWVGCAGSFDERAQKITRDICRILQHVGIKYAILGTEESCTGDPAKRAGNEFLFQMQAMMNIQVLDGYHVKKIVTACPHCFNTLKNEYPALGGNYELIHHTQLIQGLIDEGKLKPADGNVFQGKKITYHDPCYLGRANEVYEAPRKVLESLDAQLIELKRCKSNGLCCGAGGGQMFKEPEKGTKDVNIERIEEVIDSQATIVAAACPFCMTMLKDGVKIKEKESEIEVLDIAEITVRANNI
- a CDS encoding exopolyphosphatase, which translates into the protein MRYAAIDIGSNAVRLLIADIIQEKDGFSFKKNTLLRVPLRLGDDAFIHQKLSPKKAENLVKTMRAFRDLMDVYNVEDYMACATSAMRDVSNGPEVVKKVSEIGIDIAIIDGTTEAEIIYNSHLEAKMDLDKVYLYIDVGGGSTELSLFANAKLVNSKSFNLGTIRILDNKDEQETWDDLKEWVTNNTKMYKQVYGIGTGGNINKLSRLASEKADKPISYAKLKALYHYLTSYSLKERITLLGLNDDRADVIIPATEIFMTIMKYGHLKQIMVPRVGLVDGVIHTLIKKNLLNQGV
- a CDS encoding Gfo/Idh/MocA family oxidoreductase; this translates as MTVNKIVTGVLSYGMSGRVFHTPFIANNDRFELRAVVERSTKKAHIDYPSIISYDRVEELLADEAIELVIVNTPNDTHVAFAKQALLAGKHVLIEKPFAPTVAEAKELFDLGRKIGKFVLPYHNRRFDSDFNSLKSVLESNKLGEPVELHLRFDRYRAEIGQKVFKETKRPAAGILFDLGSHLLDQVISLFGKPISAVKRTSIHRKDSEVDDFATLLLTFDQGLTVYITVSMLVLESQYSFLLHGTNGTFVKNRTDVQENQLLAGVSPIDDHYGEENEDALGLLTYLEHDNLISEQLKALKGDYMQLFDAVYEQIRNNRAYFVTEEQIYWQLEILEQPSLC
- a CDS encoding DUF4142 domain-containing protein — encoded protein: MKFNKLFIAVAVCGSSLLASCNYQTGLDNQYKNSRASLADGDAYAMFKYVGEQGNYLVNLAKFAESKSTYADTKALSAKIQEAYTTILPQLDSLSLSLHVNDAMRGVPAFEAPAALGTDSTAAFNDKAYADVVAKIQAEVNNKLTKESHNTNAAVNHFSHESLEKLQEVYKLAGGKVDEHAHH
- a CDS encoding phosphoenolpyruvate carboxylase, with protein sequence MKLSTKEAVFQNEVLTRFELFKSLFLTLPFQQVKDTGTLLPFFAKHCENGVEKHQTPEDIINTFFEQHEIYSDEETQVDLLFRFVQYIERQVVLFDAIEDSSFKAIGKTDQSSQLGSLIKSSETNPELKRKIVAKLKDFSVRLVLTAHPTQFYPGSVLSIINDLISAIKENDIHNIHLLLQQLGKTPFINNNKPTPVDEAISLAWFLENVFYKVASEIQTYIDDELGIETEEVRQLIELGFWPGGDRDGNPNVSADSTKKVATLLRTILFRCYYRDFRVVKRRITFRGVEQYMDNLQELFYENSFNPVENPVDETAHIIENLKAIQEVLKEKHNNLFVEIVDDLLRKVMTFGCFFTTLDIRQDSSILTQTFDYIIKKYSKETGISADFGSLSEIDKQEAINFKELDLKFDDEATALEKDTLEVIRLLKNIQKSGSERAAQRFIISNCQQASDILGLRQLFLWSGWTKDALTIDFVPLFETVDDLTRAADVMKSLYTNKEYAKHLKLRGNKQTIMLGYSDSTKDGGYLMANWSIYSAKIELTAIAREYDVDLVFFDGRGGPPARGGGKTQRFYASMGQEIANDHIQLTIQGQTISSQYGSLDTARFNIEQLLHAGIISDLKQRSSDTLTPHQKGIVDKLADLSYNKFMDLRKNPLFLSYLENLSPLKALSSINISSRPVKRNSDKELKLKDLRAISFVTAWSQLKQNIPGFYGVGTALKWAEQNNLWKDVQQLYLSSGFFQTLIDNCMMSMTKSNFDITSYMQFDEKYGAFWKMLHEEFLVTKEYLLKLSNTSKLMENYPIDRESILARENIVLPLLIIQHYAIKVINEGNLHEKKREIYAKLIARTIYGVVNAGRNVA